Proteins encoded together in one Mycobacterium simiae window:
- a CDS encoding IclR family transcriptional regulator, protein MTELLPAGTQSVGRALAVLKLLAGSPDELSGNAIANSLRLSSGTANRLIRALIAEGLVARNPVSDCYYLGSGAVLLGQAAQRGFGIDKALPILERLNRETEEAINLSIRQGTESVVMMRVPCTLPLRFEQHTGARFPLYSTASGKAILAFSPDADQYLNSLPAKLRKVTPHSLSTPAALADQLAGVRRRGYSIDEQENIEGLRCVGAPVLDPEGNAQAALVIQAPSVRMSRNRMRTLGKQVAQAARDVSQFVPVNRAMSF, encoded by the coding sequence GTGACTGAGCTTCTGCCCGCCGGCACCCAATCGGTGGGTCGGGCACTCGCCGTGTTGAAGTTGCTTGCCGGGTCGCCGGATGAACTGAGCGGCAACGCAATCGCCAATTCGCTGCGGCTCTCGTCGGGCACCGCGAATCGTTTGATCAGGGCACTGATCGCGGAAGGTCTCGTGGCGCGCAATCCGGTGTCGGACTGCTACTACCTGGGCAGCGGGGCGGTGCTGCTCGGTCAGGCCGCACAACGTGGGTTCGGCATCGACAAGGCGCTGCCCATCCTTGAACGCCTGAACCGTGAGACCGAAGAGGCGATCAACCTGTCGATCCGCCAGGGCACGGAGTCGGTGGTGATGATGCGGGTACCGTGCACGCTCCCGTTGCGGTTCGAACAACACACCGGAGCACGATTTCCCCTGTACAGCACGGCTTCCGGCAAGGCCATCCTCGCATTCTCGCCCGACGCCGATCAATACTTGAATTCGTTGCCGGCCAAGCTCCGCAAGGTCACCCCGCACAGCCTCAGCACCCCCGCAGCCCTCGCCGATCAGCTCGCCGGCGTCCGGCGCCGTGGCTACAGTATCGACGAACAGGAAAACATCGAGGGTCTACGCTGTGTCGGCGCTCCGGTGCTCGACCCGGAGGGAAATGCACAAGCGGCCTTGGTGATTCAGGCGCCAAGCGTCCGGATGTCGAGAAACCGCATGCGAACTTTGGGTAAACAAGTCGCCCAGGCCGCACGCGATGTGTCGCAGTTCGTGCCCGTCAACCGCGCCATGTCGTTCTGA
- a CDS encoding hydroxyacid-oxoacid transhydrogenase, with product MLGSGQNETVFTWAATPLKFGVGALDEIGPELLALGIESCLVITDPGVRAAGIPDRVFDQLIAAGIKSEVFDKVVVEPTDDSIEDAVSYAKQQDWQCFVAVGGGSAMDTAKAVNLLTTHPAELLDFVTAPIGAGRAPWLPLKPLIAVPTTAGTGSESTTICVVDLLGLRLKAGISHPKLRPTLAVVDPLATVSLPPQPTAASGMDVLSHALESYTAIRFDAKPAPADPMMRPAFCGSNPISDLWCEQALQLVGRYLRRAVMNGRDLEARYQMALASTSAGSGFGNAGTHLPHANAYPVAGAVDSYRAQGYPPMPMVPHGQAVAATAAAVFRWTYPSNPQRHLRAAELLSGQRFTATDGADALPHVLGELMTDIDMPAGLRAFGYGEQHLPTLVDGTMKQTRQLAVVPRPVTRSALTDIFRQSL from the coding sequence ATGCTCGGATCGGGCCAGAACGAAACCGTATTCACCTGGGCAGCAACGCCATTGAAATTTGGTGTGGGAGCCTTGGACGAGATAGGCCCCGAACTACTGGCACTGGGCATCGAATCCTGTTTGGTAATTACCGACCCCGGGGTTCGCGCCGCGGGCATCCCGGATCGGGTATTCGACCAATTGATCGCGGCGGGAATCAAATCGGAGGTGTTCGACAAGGTCGTCGTTGAACCCACCGATGACAGCATCGAAGATGCCGTGAGCTATGCCAAACAACAAGATTGGCAATGCTTTGTCGCAGTGGGGGGCGGCTCGGCAATGGACACCGCCAAAGCGGTCAACCTGCTGACCACCCATCCCGCAGAACTGTTGGACTTTGTGACGGCGCCGATCGGCGCCGGGCGGGCACCATGGCTACCGCTGAAACCATTGATTGCGGTGCCAACCACCGCAGGCACGGGCTCGGAATCCACCACCATCTGCGTGGTCGATCTGCTGGGATTACGCCTGAAGGCCGGAATCAGCCATCCCAAGCTACGCCCGACCCTGGCCGTCGTCGATCCGCTCGCGACCGTCTCGCTGCCGCCTCAGCCAACCGCTGCCAGCGGGATGGATGTCTTGTCGCACGCACTGGAGAGCTACACCGCCATCCGATTCGACGCAAAGCCCGCGCCCGCCGACCCGATGATGCGGCCCGCGTTCTGCGGATCGAACCCGATCAGCGACCTATGGTGTGAGCAAGCGCTGCAGCTGGTGGGCAGGTATCTGCGGCGAGCGGTCATGAATGGCCGTGACCTCGAAGCGCGCTATCAGATGGCGCTGGCGTCCACCTCGGCCGGCTCCGGCTTCGGCAACGCCGGCACGCATCTACCGCACGCCAACGCCTATCCCGTCGCCGGAGCGGTGGACAGCTATCGGGCGCAAGGTTATCCACCGATGCCGATGGTGCCGCACGGGCAGGCCGTAGCCGCGACCGCGGCGGCCGTTTTCCGTTGGACCTACCCCAGCAACCCGCAACGCCATCTGCGCGCGGCCGAACTGCTGTCCGGACAACGGTTCACCGCAACCGACGGAGCCGACGCACTTCCCCACGTGCTCGGTGAGCTGATGACCGACATCGACATGCCGGCGGGGTTGCGCGCCTTCGGCTACGGCGAACAGCACCTGCCCACCCTCGTCGACGGCACGATGAAGCAGACCCGGCAGCTGGCCGTCGTGCCGCGACCGGTGACCCGTAGTGCGCTCACCGACATCTTCCGGCAATCGCTATGA
- a CDS encoding MFS transporter has translation MSGTVVPPPTRAEIRTVIASSILGTTVEWYDFFLYGIAAGLVFHRLFFPSTDPVVGTLLAFATFAIGFVARPVGGLIFGHIGDRVGRKKTLIATMIIMGLATCLIGLIPSYATIGISAPILLVLLRLAQGVAIGGEWGGAVLMAVEYAPPGKRGYYGSLPQLGLALGLMLGTGIFAGLNSVMSGEEFLAFGWRIAFMLSLVLVAVGTFVRLKVMETPAFRALEKMEARSSLPALEMVREPRLRRNLLLGMGSRWAEGVAFNTWAVFVITYGTNTLGIDRQRMLMSVMAAAATMVFFIPRYGKFADRYDSRKLFALGVVISTAATYPAFHLMSARPAGAAVVTIIVMLGLVYPMMYAPQPSLYSELFPTRVRYSGISVVYQLSGIFASGLTPLLLTYFLSAANGGTSLIMVYLFIVGTISAVATLAIRRRDTYPESDERPLPSVEFSPTRPSAATPRSELGGHLA, from the coding sequence ATGAGCGGCACGGTCGTCCCACCGCCGACCAGGGCTGAGATTCGCACGGTCATCGCGTCCAGCATCCTCGGCACGACCGTGGAGTGGTACGACTTCTTCCTCTATGGGATCGCGGCCGGGTTGGTTTTCCACAGGTTGTTCTTTCCCAGTACCGATCCCGTCGTCGGGACGCTGCTCGCGTTCGCGACTTTCGCCATCGGATTTGTCGCTCGCCCGGTCGGCGGCCTGATCTTCGGTCATATCGGCGATCGCGTCGGCCGCAAGAAGACGTTGATCGCCACGATGATCATCATGGGGCTTGCTACCTGTCTGATCGGCTTGATCCCGAGCTACGCCACGATCGGGATCAGCGCCCCGATCCTGCTTGTGCTACTGCGATTGGCGCAGGGGGTCGCGATCGGCGGGGAGTGGGGCGGCGCCGTGCTGATGGCCGTCGAGTACGCCCCACCCGGCAAGCGCGGCTACTACGGCAGCCTTCCCCAGCTAGGGCTCGCGCTTGGATTGATGCTGGGCACAGGTATTTTCGCGGGCCTCAACTCGGTGATGTCGGGCGAAGAATTCTTGGCATTCGGCTGGCGAATCGCCTTTATGCTCAGCCTGGTGCTGGTTGCAGTGGGTACGTTCGTCCGCCTCAAGGTGATGGAGACCCCGGCCTTCCGGGCGCTCGAGAAGATGGAAGCCAGATCGTCTTTGCCCGCGCTGGAAATGGTCAGAGAACCACGACTGAGACGAAATCTGTTGCTAGGTATGGGAAGCCGGTGGGCCGAGGGCGTCGCGTTTAACACTTGGGCGGTGTTCGTCATCACCTACGGCACCAACACGCTGGGAATCGATCGCCAGCGGATGCTGATGTCGGTCATGGCCGCGGCGGCCACCATGGTCTTCTTCATCCCGAGGTACGGAAAGTTCGCGGACCGTTACGACAGCAGGAAGCTCTTCGCTCTGGGCGTCGTGATCAGCACCGCGGCGACCTATCCCGCTTTCCATCTGATGAGCGCCCGGCCGGCGGGCGCCGCCGTCGTCACGATCATCGTCATGCTCGGGCTCGTCTACCCGATGATGTACGCACCTCAGCCGTCGCTGTATTCGGAGCTGTTTCCGACCCGGGTTCGCTACAGTGGGATTTCGGTGGTCTATCAACTCTCCGGAATCTTCGCTTCGGGTCTGACCCCTCTGCTTCTGACGTACTTCCTGAGTGCCGCCAACGGCGGCACTTCGCTGATCATGGTGTACCTCTTTATCGTCGGGACCATCAGTGCCGTGGCAACCTTGGCGATTCGCCGCCGGGACACGTATCCGGAGTCGGATGAAAGACCTTTGCCCTCAGTCGAATTCAGTCCCACCAGGCCATCTGCTGCTACACCCCGTTCAGAATTGGGTGGCCACCTCGCGTAG
- a CDS encoding phosphonatase-like hydrolase, translated as MVALDIAGTSIDEGGAVYVALRKAVESHTGKPIPDDQFDRWKGAGKRDAIIGLLGDSTVDEIDTVERRFTDSLLDAYRSVPPVPLPGIVDAFALLHEQKIKIVLQTGYSRDIARPLLDQVGWRVGRDIDAVITSDQVPTSRPAPYLVFRAMEAVGVQSVSAVLVAGDTPNDLRAGTNAGARYVAGVLTGAHDAASLRSAPHTHILTSAATIPEVLKLREVATQF; from the coding sequence ATGGTTGCGTTAGACATCGCCGGCACCAGCATCGACGAGGGCGGCGCGGTGTACGTGGCGTTGCGTAAAGCGGTCGAGTCGCACACCGGCAAGCCGATTCCCGACGACCAATTCGATCGGTGGAAGGGCGCGGGTAAGCGCGACGCGATCATTGGACTACTTGGCGATTCGACAGTCGACGAGATCGACACGGTTGAGCGCCGATTCACCGATTCGCTGCTTGACGCATACCGGTCGGTGCCGCCGGTGCCGCTGCCGGGCATCGTGGACGCCTTCGCGCTCCTGCACGAGCAAAAAATCAAGATCGTTCTACAGACCGGGTATTCGCGTGACATCGCCCGCCCGCTGCTCGATCAAGTTGGCTGGCGCGTCGGACGTGATATCGATGCGGTGATCACCAGTGACCAGGTGCCCACTAGCCGTCCGGCCCCGTATCTTGTTTTCCGCGCGATGGAGGCGGTCGGCGTGCAGAGCGTCTCGGCGGTACTTGTCGCCGGCGACACGCCGAACGATCTGCGTGCGGGCACGAATGCCGGCGCAAGATATGTGGCCGGGGTACTCACCGGTGCGCACGACGCGGCCAGCCTGCGGTCCGCGCCGCATACCCATATCCTGACCAGCGCCGCGACCATTCCCGAGGTCCTCAAACTACGCGAGGTGGCCACCCAATTCTGA
- a CDS encoding cobaltochelatase CobT-related protein — MSDSAVNRGELPARELRAASIRALSDQRDLHFRGTALYRGRRPVPMPAPHLHPPADRGAADGMALRLRHHDPDVHAALLPEHTASRLIYEMLEQFRVESLVPASWPGVRSNLTARFREWSVAFESSRSAETESGLLLYTLAQVGRSWLTAEPIAERTQDLIEQTRIELTRAVGGELVLLRRNRHCQSSFGQHARRIAELVGDLPQLQADSGEPGADGDVFEWLFDTGSQEHASAPGAGGGERPPESPSAQYRVFTQAYDETRDVRSLARRAALREYREHLDRLIDASALSASVLGRRLRMLLDERRNDGWEGGRDCGFVDGRRLARLIATPNERNVFQAEAVVSHTDAIVSFLVDCSGSMKALSEPVAVLVDVFARALELAEVGCEILGFTTAAWDGGRARRDWIRAGRPRNPGRLNEVRHLLIKSADTPYRSARTAIAGLLKTDLYREGIDGEAVQWARRRLQARDEQRRILVVISDGGPMDAATVLANGDNYLDQHLRDVLAAGSDVDICAVGVGLDLSVYYDRFASVDLARGTTRRALSDVADTIALACRGGNHR; from the coding sequence GTGAGCGACTCCGCCGTCAACCGGGGCGAGCTACCCGCGCGTGAACTGCGCGCCGCATCCATTCGCGCGCTGAGCGACCAGCGCGACTTGCACTTTCGCGGCACTGCGCTGTATCGCGGGCGGCGACCGGTGCCGATGCCCGCTCCGCACCTGCATCCGCCCGCGGATCGCGGGGCCGCCGATGGGATGGCACTTCGGTTGCGACACCACGATCCCGACGTACATGCCGCGTTGCTGCCCGAGCACACGGCGAGTCGGCTGATTTACGAGATGCTGGAACAGTTCCGGGTGGAGTCGCTGGTCCCCGCGTCGTGGCCCGGGGTGCGGAGCAATCTCACCGCCCGGTTCCGCGAGTGGTCGGTGGCGTTCGAGTCGTCCCGTTCGGCGGAAACGGAGTCCGGTCTGCTGCTTTATACCCTCGCGCAGGTCGGCCGTTCGTGGCTGACCGCGGAACCGATCGCCGAGCGGACGCAAGATCTGATCGAACAAACCAGAATCGAGTTGACCCGAGCGGTCGGCGGGGAACTTGTATTGCTTCGTCGAAATCGACACTGCCAAAGCTCCTTTGGACAGCATGCCCGTCGCATCGCGGAATTGGTCGGCGACCTGCCCCAGCTTCAGGCAGACTCGGGCGAGCCAGGTGCCGACGGCGATGTGTTCGAGTGGCTGTTCGACACCGGGTCGCAGGAGCACGCCAGCGCGCCCGGGGCCGGCGGTGGTGAGCGGCCGCCCGAAAGCCCAAGCGCGCAGTATCGGGTGTTCACCCAGGCTTACGACGAGACACGAGACGTACGGTCGTTGGCGCGTCGGGCTGCACTGCGTGAGTACCGTGAACACCTCGATCGGCTGATCGATGCCAGCGCGCTGAGCGCATCTGTCCTGGGCCGCCGGCTCCGGATGCTGCTGGACGAACGCCGCAACGACGGATGGGAAGGCGGCCGCGATTGCGGGTTCGTCGACGGCCGCCGATTAGCCCGACTGATCGCAACACCGAACGAGCGCAACGTTTTCCAAGCCGAAGCAGTTGTTTCCCATACGGATGCGATCGTGTCGTTTCTCGTCGACTGCTCGGGGTCGATGAAAGCGTTGAGCGAGCCGGTGGCCGTGTTGGTCGACGTGTTCGCGCGCGCCCTGGAGCTAGCCGAGGTCGGCTGCGAAATCCTCGGCTTCACCACCGCCGCTTGGGATGGCGGTCGCGCTCGGCGCGACTGGATCCGCGCCGGGCGCCCGCGAAACCCCGGCCGCCTCAACGAAGTCCGTCATCTCCTGATCAAGAGTGCCGACACCCCGTACCGATCTGCCCGCACGGCGATTGCCGGGCTGCTGAAGACCGACCTCTACCGCGAAGGTATCGATGGCGAGGCGGTGCAGTGGGCCCGCCGGCGGCTGCAAGCGCGTGACGAACAACGACGGATACTCGTCGTGATCTCAGACGGCGGCCCAATGGATGCCGCCACCGTCTTGGCCAACGGTGACAATTACCTGGACCAACATCTGCGCGATGTGCTCGCCGCAGGATCCGACGTCGACATCTGTGCCGTCGGCGTGGGACTGGACCTCAGCGTCTACTACGACCGCTTCGCCTCAGTGGACCTCGCCCGAGGCACGACTCGTCGGGCGCTGTCCGACGTGGCCGACACCATCGCATTGGCATGTAGAGGAGGAAATCACCGGTGA
- a CDS encoding AAA family ATPase, with the protein MTQLVSVRDTFGIDSELRVPAFAEPDEHVPEIDPAYRFDPSVTLALLAGFAHNRRVLLQGLHGTGKSTHIEQVAARLNWPCVRVNLDGQLSRMDLIGRDSVTLRDGLQVTEFQEGILPWAIQRPVALVLDEYDAGRPEVMFVIQRILEHEGKLTLLDQNRVITPHRWFRLFATANTVGLGNLNGLYHGAQRLNHAQIDRWNIVASLDHPLPQAEIDIVASRVPEVDSALIASMVAVANLTRAGFRVGDLSTLMSPRTVIAWAENVAIFGDVGLAFRFSFVNKCDDAERPIVAEYFQRCFDHELDEPAVCVA; encoded by the coding sequence GACACCTTCGGCATCGATTCGGAGCTGCGGGTTCCCGCCTTTGCCGAACCGGACGAACACGTGCCGGAGATCGACCCAGCGTACCGATTCGACCCATCGGTCACGCTGGCTCTGCTTGCCGGTTTCGCACACAACCGGCGCGTCTTGTTGCAAGGGCTGCACGGCACCGGTAAGTCGACACACATCGAGCAGGTTGCCGCGCGGCTGAACTGGCCCTGCGTGCGAGTGAACCTCGACGGCCAGCTCAGCCGGATGGACCTGATCGGGCGCGATTCGGTGACGCTGCGAGATGGCCTACAGGTCACCGAATTTCAAGAAGGCATCCTGCCGTGGGCGATCCAGCGACCGGTCGCACTGGTCCTCGACGAATACGACGCCGGCCGGCCCGAAGTGATGTTCGTCATCCAGCGCATCCTCGAACACGAGGGGAAGCTCACGCTGCTCGACCAGAACCGGGTGATCACGCCACACAGGTGGTTTCGGCTGTTCGCGACCGCCAACACCGTCGGGCTGGGCAACCTCAACGGGCTCTACCACGGTGCGCAGCGACTCAACCATGCGCAGATCGACCGATGGAACATCGTCGCGTCGCTCGATCACCCACTGCCCCAGGCGGAGATCGACATCGTCGCATCCAGGGTGCCCGAGGTCGACAGTGCTCTCATTGCCTCGATGGTGGCGGTGGCGAACCTGACCCGCGCCGGGTTCCGCGTCGGTGACCTTTCCACCCTGATGTCTCCGCGCACCGTGATCGCGTGGGCGGAAAACGTCGCAATCTTCGGCGACGTCGGGCTGGCCTTTCGGTTCTCGTTCGTCAACAAGTGCGACGACGCAGAACGACCGATCGTCGCCGAGTACTTCCAGCGCTGCTTCGATCACGAGCTCGATGAGCCCGCGGTGTGCGTCGCGTGA